GCTGCGTGGGTGCCAGAGGCAGCGAAGCTGGCTTTAAATAGCTCCCCGTGGGCTCGCACAGCAGAAGGCGGGCAGCCTGCATGCCTAGGGCAGGTTGGAGGGGGGCGCTGGGATAGGCAGGGTCCCAGCAGCAGCTCGGGGTGGCTGCTGACCTCTGCACCCCAGTGAGCCCAGAAGCTCCATGGACTTTGAACACACCTATGTGAGTCTCAGCAGAAGGCTCAGCCTTAGGGTGGAACCCTGGGTGCTAGGTGGTGTCATCAGTCTTGGCCCAGCCTGGTAGCTTCAGAGGACCCTCTGAGGCCTGGACACTTCACCCCTGGGAACTCCCAGGGAAGACGGGAGCAGCAACCCTGCCCAGGGTTATGCAGACCAGAGAGTACTGAGCTGGGGCAGTGTAGAAAGGGACCACTGCTCCTGGGCAGCATTGTCCTCATCTGTTTGTTTGTAGAGCAGGCTAGGCTGGGCCGGCCACCCCCTGCTGTCCGGAGGTGGCCGGGAGCCCTGGCTGACCCAGATCCCGCTCTGCTGTTCCTCAGCCACCTGCTCTCTGATTGCTCCCAGCTCCTGTTCACACTGGGGGCCCTGAGATTGCTTCCTGGCCTGTCTTACCCGAGGGATGCTCTGCAGCCTAGTCCCATCTCTcaagactgggacccagaggggcAGCAGGGGTCAAGGATGGGTCTTTAAGAGGCCAGAACTTTCGAACTAGCTCTAGGCTGGAGGTGAAATCCGGTGGGGAGCCCCGGTCTGTGGTTTGGGCGTGGGGGGGTCCGATGCCTTCCTCTGCCCTCAGACAGGGGCTGGCTCTTTGGGAAGCAGCTGGGCCCTGTGCCCCTAGCTGGACCACCTGGACTTCAGTGGTCACTCTGAAGTGCTGAGCCCTGCCTGTGGGTGAGCGTCCTCCAGGATCCTACCCTCATGGCCTGGGGATATTTGAGGACCCCTGGGCAGGCTGTGCCAGCTGAGGGCAGATGGCCCAACAGGGCACCTTCCTGATTCACACCAAGTTCTTGTCTGTCACATGCCCCTTGAGGTGGCTTGAGGTGGACCCTGCGGGAGGGGCACCATAAAGCCAGCAGGGCTGTGGCCTGGCTGCCACCTTGGGCACAGCAGGGCACTGCCCTTGCCTGACCTTGCCCACAGGAGCTGGCATTCCAGTCCCTGCAGCAGACAGCAGCCAGCACAGCTGCTCCTCTCATTGGGCTCCTCCTTCCTCCATAGGCAATGAGGGCAGCACTGGGAAATCAGACCCCCTCATTAAAAGCTGCCTGTCAGCTCTCCAGTGGCCAAGGGTGTTCGAGCTGTGACCTTGTCGCCCTGCGTCCTCAGAGGTAGCAGAAATGGGAAGGGGCTGGGAGTGTTTGTGGGGACTTAATGGCCTCTGTTCTCTCGTTGCCACGTCTGAGACAGCACCCTGGCCATGGGACCAGGAGACTGAGAAACTGTTGTGACTCCCAGAGGCTCCCCTCCTGCTGATGCCCCAGATGTATTCACATGGCTCAGCCTCTGGGGTGCAGCCCTCATGCCCCTCTGTCCTCTAGTATCTGTCCTCAAGTCCCTCTGCCTGAGCCCATCGAACCCACAGTTGGAGGAGAGCTCCTCAGACACTGGGAGAGGAGGCCACAGCCCAGCTGCTGTGACATAGAGTGTCATGCCAGCCAAAGTCTCTTTATTTCATGCTGGGACCAAAGGCCCATGAATGCCCTCTCCACCATCTCACCCAGGCAATGAGCACCATCCATGCCCAGCCTCCTCCCACTGCCTGCTTCAATCCCACAGAGCAAAGTCCTAGAGCCGGGTCATTTTCCAAGTCCCCCAAGTGTCTAGTTCCTCAAGGGCCTGGCCTCCACCTGGCTCAGCCTCAGGGTCAGGCAGGCTCTGCTGTTGGGAAGGAAGGGCTGGGCTGAACTTCTGCAGGAGAGGCAAGTGGGAGGGCCCCAGGGTGGGGTCTCGGCAAGGGAGAGGCAAAGCCAAAGGGTTCAGGGAAGCCTAGGTTCTCCTCTCATTTAACGTGGCCCATTGTTTGTCCCCACTTTGAAACTCGCAGGGTGGGCAGATCCAACCACAGGGTCCTCTCTCCCAGGAGGTTTTGGGTCAGCAGGAGGGTCTGGCCTCACATGGCGTAGGCTGCCCAGTAGATGACATTGACGGCCGCGAAGGCCACCGGGAATACAGCACGGGCATAGATGTCGATGGTATCCGCATCAATGGGCTTGAAAAGTGCACGGAGGCCACCCTGGTCCCCTGAGCGGGCTCCCCCCGGCTTCTCAGTCTCCCCTGTCTCTACCTCCACCGACCTGTAGGAGCCCATCAGGTTCCCAAGCCTGCGGCTGGGCCTGCGGGACACGGCCAGCTCCTGGGAGACGCCAGCAGCCGAGAGAGAGAACAGCACGATTGCATTCTTCATGTCCATCTGCCCGGGGAGGAGCGGGAGGCACGGTTGAGCGGAACAGCCCAGCCTGCAAGAAGCCACACAGGAGCCTCCCCCTTCCACACCCCCGCAGAATAGCAGCTCTGTGACCCACAgcaggagggagcaggggagTCGAGGTGCAAGTGACACTCCCTGAGCAGTTGTCAGAGGGTGCCAAGACTTGGGCCCAGGAAAAGGTGGCTGCTTACCCCTGAGCCAAGCAAGGGGTGTGTGGGGATTGGGGGGCCGGAGCCGGGTTGGGGTTGCTGTCCCTGGTCCTGAACTCCAAAAAACCCAGCCTGTCTCATCCTCACCTCTGCCCTCCGCTCTGTGACCTTGACCTTGGCCTTTTGCTTCTTCCTGTAGTCAGCATTGAAGTGAGCGAAGGCGTATTCCACCAGCGCGGCAAACACAAACACATAGCAGATCCAGAAGTACACATCCAGCGCCTTGATGGCCGAGGCCCGCGGGAGGGAGGAGCGGGCGCTGACCATCAGTGTGGTCATGGTCAGCACCGTGGTTATGCCTGTGGGAGTCAGTGGTTGGGATCTCATCGTCCTGTTCGCCCCAGCCCTGGGCTGAGACCCAGGACAGCTGGCTCAGGGGACTGGGGGAGGCAATGCCTGGGCTCATGGCTCACGGGGAGGCCAGCTCAGTACCTAGAGACACCCTGGCAGGCACAGCTGCCTGGCTGATCCAGAAGGAGACCCAGGACATGGCAACCAAGAGGATGGATGGCATGTAGGACTGGATGATGTAGACGCCGCGGTTCCTCCGCAGGTGGAAATACAGGCTGAGGCGAGGGAACTGACCAGCTGCAGGGGCCAACGGTCAGGACCCCGCACCatgtttcctccctccccccccaccttccATGGCCCTTGGAACCACTGCAAGTCTCAAAAGGAAGGAGGACCCTAAcaccctgcctgccccccccGCAGCTCGGTGGGTCACGGTTCTCCCTAGCCCTGGGTCTGGCCTTTGGAGAAAGGCTGCCCCTGCCACAGGGCCacccagagagcagagaggaggaagaTTCTGCCACCATTCCTGCCCCAGAGGGAACCTTCCTAACAGTGGGGTCGGCTCTTCTCTCCTTGTCATCTTCTACGCACAGCCAAGCTCAAGGAAAGAGCAAGGCTGGGCTCACAGGCCCTGATGGTCAGGCAGGAGGAGCCAGGACACAAGGAAACCCCCAAGGCTTGGTCCCTGAGCCCCTGCAGTCCTAGGGCTCAGGGAGTACTCCATCTGTTCAGGTTGCCCCTAAACCCAGCATGCTGCTAGCCCCTGAGAAGCAACAAAGGACCAAGGAATAAGATAGAGAGAAGCTGGTCTGCATCCACACTGTGCCCTTGCCCATCAGCAGTTTCCGGCCGCAACCTCAAGGCCCTTGGAGCTGGCTAGCGGTTCAGCTAACTGCCCAGGGAGACCAGAAGCTGGGCTCACAGGAGAGTCTGCGTTACCCGATTTGAAGTTCATCAGCTCCGTGGTAAAGCGGTAGCTGGTGATGGTGAACTGGGCCAGCTGCAGCTTGTCCAGCCCATGAATCTGCTCCTGGTTTTCAGACCAGTAGTAGACGATGTCCTCGGACGAGTAGCCATCTGCAGGAAAGCCCACATGGGCAGCAGGTCCCAGTGCCCTCAGCTCCAAGCAGCCCACTCGCCCTCCCACCCCTGTAAGatcacccggcccatgcagggaGGTCAAAGCAGCAGCGACACCAAGAGCAAGGAGGCCTTGGGGCAGGCAGATGGGGCCCAAAGAGCTAGCAAGAGTGCAGGTCACCATTGCCAGGTGACCTGCGGGGCTGCCATGGTGGCCCAGTGACATAGGTACATGCTTTGTCTGGGCTCTGCTCTCCTGGACAGGGCTCAGGACTCACTGCCCCTTCTGTTCCTACCCAGGCTTCTTGCTCCCGGGAAGCAGGAAGAACCTAACACATGGGGCCCTGAGCCTCTCAATCCCCTGACCGCCCACAGCAAAGTGCCCAGAGAAACAGTGGCTGCCAAGTGGAGCCCGTCCGGGCCTTAGGGGCACTCACAGCTCTCCAGGTGCAGGGTGCACTCCTGCTCATCCATGGGGTACTTGGCCAGGTCCATGTCACAGGCCACCGTGGAGGTGATTCTACACAGACAACACACTGGTGAGGTCCCCAGGGGAGAGGCCAGTCCTCAGAAGCTGTCAACTCCTCTGACCCAGGAGGTGGAGATGCTCCTTTGTCTGCCTAGAGGGGCCAGCTCACACCGAAACCCCAGCCTCACCAGCTTGCTCAGGGGCTTAGATGGCCAGGTGCCAGCTTCTGGGTGGAAACTGAGAACTGGTCACTTTACAGATAATCTATGGGTCTTCCTTCAGGAATGATAGACTGGATTCCATTCTATCTCCATCCTTCAAAACGCTGGACTTCTGTGGCTGTGCCGGAAACCAGAAGGCAGGTCCAACCAGGCACCGGCCCAGCCCCCAAGGTCAGCAGCCCTAGGCATTCCCACTGACCATGGGTGAAAGATGACCCGGCTGCCAGGTTGATTTTCCAAGAGAATTTAGATTCCTATGTAAacctcctgatttttaaaatgttggcagtgaattccatttttaaaagggaATGAAGTTCTGGTCAACATTACAACATAGGTGATGCTCAAAGACGCTAGGCCAAGTGAAAGCAGGCAGACCCAAAAGGTCACACAGTATATGACTCACTTTATACAAAGTGCAGAagaggcaaatccacagagaccgATGGCACACTGGTGGGTTTGGGGATGATGAGGGGACATGGGGAGCCAGCACTTAATAGGTGGTCCATTTGAGGGGTTGAAATATTCTGGACCTCGATAGAGGTGATGCTTGAGCAAAACATGACTATGTATGCTAAATGTCACTAAACTGttcactttaaaaacttttttattgattgcttttagcactggcctgttagctcagttggttagagcatcatcccaaaacaccaagcaTGTGTGttgaatccccagtcagggcacacatgggaagtaacCAGTGAATACACAACAAAGTGGGACATCAAATGAATgtacgctctctctctctctctctgtctctctaaaagcaaccaataaaaaacaagaaaaaaaatgttaatgtttgtctccattctttttaaaaatttatttatttgagagagagagagtgagaaaggagagagagacacacacacacaagaacatcaatctgttcctgtatatgccctgagtggggatcaaactggcaacctctatgcttcaggacaatgctctaatgatcaaccaagttatccagctggggctttatttattgaatttagagagagtgaaagaaacagtgatttgttgttccacgtatttacacgttcattcattgattcttgcatgtgccctgacctaggattgaacccgcaaccttggcatattgagacaacactctatccaactgagctacccagccagggctgaattgtCTATGTAGAAATGGTTCATGTTACATTATGTGGActtcatcataattaaaataaaaaagaaactctacTGACCAAGAGCTACACGGCCAGCATCTAGTCGGCAACCTCCACAATCAACTTTTCCTGAGCATCGGCTAGCTGTCAGAGGATGTGAGTAGTCACCGTCCCCACAGCTGTGGGTCTTGGGTTTCcccagtgggtgggtgggggtaggCAGGGCTCACCGGATGCTGTACAGGATCACCCCGTCAGGCTGCAGACGGATGAGTTTGTTCTCCACGGTCACGTCGTGGAACCAGGCGGACTTGGCATTCACGATGAAGGTGTCCGGGAGCCAAAGCTTGTCCACGAAGCGGCTGTCTAGGCCCAGGGTCTCGTTAGTGTGGTTGTAGGATAGTCGGCTGTCCCGCCAGCTCTGGTGCAGGAACACTGTCATGGTATACTCCTGTGGGGCGGGAGGGGCCCCACAGTCAGCCACGCCAGACCTGGGGCGCTAGGCCACAGATGGGGTTGGGGCTGGTGGCACCTACCATGTTCACCTCGGAGATGTGGTCGATGCTGGCCACCTCGATGGCGAGTGCCACGTTCACAGGGGGGCctgagagtggggagcagggcTGAGGTCAGACCCAGCACCCCAGCTACTAGGCCAGGCCAGCGAAAGCCCCGACAGGCAGGGTGGGGTGCAGCTAGGAGTTTTGTAGTGAGAGCCATCCTGATACAAGTCTGCAATGAGGCCTAAtcgaggtggcgcagtggataaagcatcagcttagaacgctgaggtcaccagttcaaaacccctaggttgttggctctgagcacaggtttgtcagctcagggttgctggctggagccaggGGGGTCATTCACACGAtcccaaagctcgccagcttgagcccaaaggtcgctagtttgaaaagcctaagcttgctggcttgagcaaggggacactggcttggccccggtcagggaatatacaagaagcaatcaatgcacagctaaagtgaaagcaactgtgagttggtgtttctcattctcctttcctgtctctctctctctttctcttactctttctttaaaaaaaaaaaatctcctttaaaaataaaatgtctgcaaTGAGGTCTAGAGGGTCCACCTTCCTAGCTGTGCCCCTAGGGGCCGGCACTCAAAGTATGACACAACCCTCAGGGGAGTCAGCCCAAAACCAGGGGATCACACCCACGGCTGCCAGGGCCCCCACCGTCTGTCTGCCCTGCTCACCTCCGATGCCAGGCCGGAAGTTTCGGGCGTATCCCTCCATCAGGCCGTCCAGGTTGGGGAGCCAGGATATCTCCAGGTTGGAGCCCACGTAGTCCCCAATGTCATTCATTGCTCTGGAAATGCAAGGCCCACTGGTCACAGGCAGAGCACCAGGGATGGAGCTCAGGACCCGGACGGGTAGGGAGGACCACTCTGAGAGCCCCTCCAGGCCAGGAGTCACACCAGAAACAGGGGGCCCAAGGAGGTTCAGGAACCAGGGCTGATCGATTCTTCCACCAACCTCTGCTCAGCTTCCACCCCACCAGGTCAGCCGGGGGGGGGCTGCCAGGGTCTGGCAGAGCCCCCAGCCTGGGATTAGCCCCTAAGCTCCCTCCACAAATGATCCCCAGAGGACAGCCTGCCTCAGAGTCCCCACTTTCAAGTCTCTCATAAGGTAGATCTCAGGGGACCTTAACAAGGGCACCAGTACCCTTGCAAGCATCTGAGGAAGAAGTGCTCTGCAGGAGGTGACTTGGGAGAAAAGACACATGACCAGGAGGTTGAAGGCCAGGTAGAGAGGCAGGTGAGGTCCCTAACTTGACCAAGGCCAGACCAACAGCCCATGGGGAGGCTGAAGCCGGTctcctgatctctctcccttcccagggAGGCCCAGGCCTGGTCCTAGAAGTCCCCAACTTGCCATGTTGTTGCTGGAGCTTACCTGACCCCAGAGAAGCTGAGGCCCATGCCTGGACAATCCCACTGATATCCTGGCCGGGTCATAGTGTGTGTCCCCCACAGGGTAGGCACCCTGTGTCCCACACACAATGGACAGCCGGAAATACTGAGCTCCCTAGCCCACCTTCCTTCTGTTCACCTGGCCTGGGGTGAGCACTGGCCCCCAAAGTTCTTGTTCCCCCAAAACCTCAGAgtggaccttatttggaaatagggtctttgaagCTGTAATTAGTAAGATGAGGTCACACTGAATTAGAACACAAAGACTGGTGTCCTTGTCAGAAAAGAGaatagacacacagagagaggaggCCACCTGTATACGGGGGCAGAAGTTGCAGTAACTTAGCAACAAGCCCAGGAACTGGAGGCATCAGGGAGAAGATGGGAGAGGCTCGGAACAGATcctcctcacagcctcagaagTAAGCAACCTGCCCGCACCTTGACCTCAGCCTTCTGGCCTCCCGAACTGGGAGAGAATAAATGTCTGTGGTTCTAAGCCCCTCCGAGTTtctggtcatttgttacagcagccctgggacattcacactccCCTCCTACAGCCCACAGGGGGGACCATACAGAGTGGGGGAGGCAAGGGCATGTTCCTTACATCACAGAGCCAGGAACAACGAGATGAGGGGCATTCAAAAATAACTCTCCTGTTACTATTTTCTGAATCACTTCTATCCTGACAAGGTCACCTTGGGCCCCAAGCCTGGCCTGAGTGTGTGGGGAAGACATGAGAAGTCAAGATCTGGATCCGGGGCGGGGGACTGCTGCAAACTCCGAGACTGTGGCTCCCTGTGCCTGGAGACAGACCCGCCTAAGTCAGCCATGGCCACATGCCCAGGTGCCCTGCTCTGGTCTCTTCTTTCTGGCTGCTGTGAGAAGACCCATGTCATTTCTGGGTTCCCACTGTGCTACTGGCCACTCCTTTTCCACCAACAGTGGGAGCCACACCCCAGCCCCCCCTGCACCCCCAGCCTCCTGCTATCCTAGGGACTGTCTCCTCATTATTTGTGGCAGCCAAGCTGGGGCCCTTCATGCAGCTGCTGTGTCCAGCCTCTTCCCCAGTGCCCCACATGAGCCCACCGCAACACACAACCCACCTCCTCTCCAGCTCCGGCTCTATttgccccccccacctcccactcctCCAGAGCCAACCAATGCTTCCTGCGAGCCTCcatctccatccctccatcctctTCCCTCCAGACCACCATGAGGGCACCACTGTCTCTCCCAAGGTCAGCACAGCTCTCCGGGGCTCTGGACAAGGAGCTGTGTAATTAGAAGtgccctggggtggggagggggagtaaGTAAATGAGGTGATGCTGAGCTGGACACAGCTGAGACAGAAAGGAGCTTAGcccagacaggggtggggggcactggGGACCTCGCATTTCTGGAGGAGTAGCCGTGGGTGGGGGCTCAAGTTCCAGGGCTGAGTTTGTGGCCAAGCATCCAGATGCAATGCAGCCTGGAAGGGAGCCCCTAACTCACCCTGTATTCTTGGGGGGGACCCAAACCCCAGGGGCTGCCTATGGTTGAGAGGCCCCTTATTTGTTTCACACACAGCCTTTTGGGGAAAAACAAGTTGACTTTGAACTAGGAGTTCCTTGGTTAATGACATGAACTGACCCCCGATCTATCCCGTAGGACCACCTTGGTCCTCCCAGGCGGTGGCCCTGTCTCCTGTGGAATGGGCTGGTGCTTTGCAGCAAagtataaagagaaattaaggaagcctTGGCCCCAAGTAAAGTgcaattaaaaaaggcaaatagagATCACCCTGAAGGTCCATGTAAAGGGACTCAAAATAGGCTTTATTTTTGGACTGGCCCAGCTGCCATCCAGCCGCAGCGGCAGCCTGGAACAAGGTCATCAGGAGACACGTCCTTCCTGGGCCTCAGCGGGGTGGCGCAGGCAGGGAcactccctccacctcctctcaTGCCCACTCAGGGGCAGGAAAGCAAGTCCTAGGATCAGCCTCTGTCATGAAGCTAGCCTGGAAATGACAGAATACCACTAGATTGCTTAGTCTCTGCCACGTTCCAAGGTGGGAAGGGGACAGGCTCCCTCCTCAGATGTCTCTTTTCACGTAGGACAGGGGCTGGTCAGCGTTTTCCAGCTGTGAAGAGATGTAGAAAGCCAGGAAGCCAGGGCAGATGGGTAGGCTACCTGTCAGTCAGGATTCTGAGGGGTAGGTAAGGGGGGTGGGTGCCATGTGTGGGGAGCTTAGCACAGAGTAAAAATGTGGTGACTCTGACCAGCAGCTCAGGAGAGAGCTTCTGGCCCATAACAACCTGGGACCCCAGCGGCAGCCTAAGGTTGAGGTTTCTTGTTGGAGAGATGAACAGAAGAAGCTCAGAGATGTGCTCCTGGCTCAAATTCCTGGGAGTGGAGCGGCCCCCATGAAATGACAGGCAGCTCCGACCCTGTGTTCTGGGAGTCAGCagacctctctccctgtcttgctCCTGCTGAGACACAAACCCTCCTTTGTCACTTGTCTGTGCCCCTAGGGACAGAAGGGGAAGGTGGGTGTAGCTGAGTGAAACTCTGGGGTCCTCCTTCCTCCTTGGACCCTTGCACTGTGCACACTCAAGCTCACGGGTCCCTGACGGCTCTGTTTTTAGAGCAGCACCAGCCACGCTGGCACCTCAGTTACCAAGggaaagaggaaccccaccatGAGAGCACGGTAAGCTGGCAAGACCGGAGCTGCAGGCACAGCTCCTCCAGGGAGACGGAGGTGCCAGCAGCCGGAGAAGGCCACCCACTCAGCATGCAGCTGGTGAGCTCAGTGTCCTGGCGTGAGGGGACGGTCAGACTCAGGGCAGCTGTAGCTTTGACTCAGCCTGCAGACACTGCACAGGGCATTGCTTCCCGTCCCACCAAGCTTCTCCCACGGGACCCCTGGGCTATGGCCTGACAGCAGCAACCAGGACAGGGACCTTGCGTTAGTCCCACCGTCCTCCTCCCTGCTGCAGGGGTGAGGACCTGGACACTGAGGGACTAGGGGTGTTGtctctctgcactttgggacagagggacacagaagcTGATGGAAGGGAGGCTGGTGGAAGGTTGCCTGCCAAGGGCCACGAAGCACGAGGCCTGACAACCTTCCTGCACATCCCTCCCCGATACCCAGGAGCCAGATGGGGGTCAGAGTTCAGAATGTTTAGACTTTAGAAAGGTGACATGAGCACATGCAGACTTTGGGTTCTGGACAACTTCCCAGCAGGATATCTATAAATATGACCAAAATAAGATGAATAAGGACAAACAAACCCCGTGTCTGAGAGGGACAGGCTTTCCCATCAAATGCATTTTGGGGTCCTTACTTAGGCTAAGGCATTTGGGTTCAGATAGCGTTGGGTTCCAGATCTCATTGTCATGGCCATGGGCCTGGGTCACTGGCTGATCATGGCGTCCAGCGCACGGGGCTGCAGCCCACTTCAACCTATCCCTTCCTGAttctgggaaggagggaaggagaaggcaggaagggaTGTGGGGTTTGATGAAAGAGCAAAGCCTTCCCGAGTATGGGGCACATCAGCACTGCCCCAGATCACAAGCACAGTGGGCATTCCCCTGCTGGGCCCAGGTCTTCCTGTCTGCTCCCACCCCACCAACAAGGAAGCTTTGACCAcatccccccagcccccacccccatataGGTGATGCCTGAGCCCTCACAGCCAAACACAAGCTGGCAGTCAGCCACCTCTGGTTAAGAAGTGTTTGGTTGACCATGACAACCCAGACATGGGAGCAGGGGGTCTGTTTTTGCTCTGGTTTCCCTGCAGATCTCTTGCACCAAGAGGCCCCTCACAACTTCTATGGAAGGTGGCCAAGCCCAGCGCTCAGGATGCTGGGTGACAGAGCCCATTTTCCACCCGGAGAGGAATCGAATCAGGCTGGGACTGTGTTGGTCCCTGGAAGCCAGAGGGAGGGAGCCTCAGCCTGGGGAAGGCTTGGTTCTTACCTCCTCTTTCTTGGGGTCATGGGGCCCTAGTTATCCCCcaccccttcacacacacacacccacacactgtCAGGAAGAAATCCCAGTGTTTCCAGCTGCCAGGGGCACCTGGCTGGCTCCCACCTGCACACTCCAGAGCTCAATGTATGCCCTCTGAAACGGCCCCTGCAAGGACACCCCTCTGCATTCTGGCCCGCACTCTCTCACAAGCCCACAGCAGCAGTGAGGACGCGCCTGCCTGTCTGCCCAGACCCGCTCCTGGGAACTCGGACGCTTCCTGCAGCTCTGTTCCCACGGAGTGGGAGCAGCCTCCTCCTGTTCTCAGgatctcttcttccctcctgcccGCAGCTGCTGCCTGCCGAGCGCGCAGCCCGCGCCTGGAAGGGCACCCACCAGCTAGGGACCCGCCAAGTACGGTCGCGGTTCCCGTGGGATTGGGAGCTGCTCGACGCCCTCGTCCCGCCCTGCAGCGGCCGGTTCAGCACCGGGACGATGGACAGCACCAggcgcggggggcgggggggtacCTGGGTACGGAAAGGAGGGCGGGCGCTGGGAAACGGCGTGGGGGTGTCCTGGGGGGAGATGGGGACTGACACCGGGGAGTCAGGGGCAGAAATACGGGGGCGATCTcggggtgggggacagacacGGAGGGAACCGAAGGTGCAGATAGACACGGgagaatgggggtgggagggagactcGGGGAGATGGGGTTAGGACATGCGGGCCGACGCGGGGACAACC
The Saccopteryx bilineata isolate mSacBil1 chromosome 3, mSacBil1_pri_phased_curated, whole genome shotgun sequence DNA segment above includes these coding regions:
- the GABRD gene encoding gamma-aminobutyric acid receptor subunit delta isoform X1 translates to MSALAWLLPPLLLLCAQRHRGTRAMNDIGDYVGSNLEISWLPNLDGLMEGYARNFRPGIGGPPVNVALAIEVASIDHISEVNMEYTMTVFLHQSWRDSRLSYNHTNETLGLDSRFVDKLWLPDTFIVNAKSAWFHDVTVENKLIRLQPDGVILYSIRITSTVACDMDLAKYPMDEQECTLHLESYGYSSEDIVYYWSENQEQIHGLDKLQLAQFTITSYRFTTELMNFKSAGQFPRLSLYFHLRRNRGVYIIQSYMPSILLVAMSWVSFWISQAAVPARVSLGITTVLTMTTLMVSARSSLPRASAIKALDVYFWICYVFVFAALVEYAFAHFNADYRKKQKAKVKVTERRAEMDMKNAIVLFSLSAAGVSQELAVSRRPSRRLGNLMGSYRSVEVETGETEKPGGARSGDQGGLRALFKPIDADTIDIYARAVFPVAFAAVNVIYWAAYAM
- the GABRD gene encoding gamma-aminobutyric acid receptor subunit delta isoform X2, encoding MTVFLHQSWRDSRLSYNHTNETLGLDSRFVDKLWLPDTFIVNAKSAWFHDVTVENKLIRLQPDGVILYSIRITSTVACDMDLAKYPMDEQECTLHLESYGYSSEDIVYYWSENQEQIHGLDKLQLAQFTITSYRFTTELMNFKSAGQFPRLSLYFHLRRNRGVYIIQSYMPSILLVAMSWVSFWISQAAVPARVSLGITTVLTMTTLMVSARSSLPRASAIKALDVYFWICYVFVFAALVEYAFAHFNADYRKKQKAKVKVTERRAEMDMKNAIVLFSLSAAGVSQELAVSRRPSRRLGNLMGSYRSVEVETGETEKPGGARSGDQGGLRALFKPIDADTIDIYARAVFPVAFAAVNVIYWAAYAM